CTGGGCGAGCTCGACCTCCTGGCGGTCGGTGAGCAGCGGGTACTGTCCGATCTCGCGGAGGTACATCCGGACGAGGTCGGCCTCTCCCTGCTCGAACACGTTCTCCCGGTCGCCGCGGGGGCGTCCCCGGCTCGGCGTCACCTTGGGGGCCGGACCGCGCCCCGGCTTGCGCTCGTCGGCGGTCGCAGCGGCGGCCTTGCCGGTCGCCTTGCCGGCCGCCTTGCCCTCGGCGGGGGCGAGGACGGCGGGAGCCTTCCCCTTCGCCTTCTCGGCCTTGACCTGCGCCTTCGGCTTCACGGCCGCCTTGGGGGCGGCCTTCGCGGGGGCCTTGGCCTTGGCCGCGACCTTCGCAGTCGCAGCAGCCTTCGCCTTCGGGGCGGCCTTCGCGGACACCTTTCGCGCCGATGCCGCGGGCTTCTCGGACGTCTTGGCGGCTGCCTTCGCAGCGACCTTGCGAGCCGGGACCGACTCCGTCCGGTCGGATCCCTTGGCCTTGCGGTCGGGGGTGGCGGGCTTCTTCGCCGTCTTGACGGCGGAGGCCGCGGTTCTCTTGGGCGCGGGCGCGGCCTTCTTGGGTTGGGTCTTGGCCAAGGGGGGTGGCTCCTTCCTTCGCGTCGGCGAGCTCCAGGCTGTGGTCAGCTCGTCCGGTCGAACTCGATGCTATCGGTGGTCGCCCGGGTGTGCAGAGCTTCTCTTCCGCGGCGCGGAGTCCTGCCTGTCAATAGCTCTCACCTGCGATTGTCAACATCCGCCCGCGGTTGTCAAGCCCTTGTCAAGGGGGTTGTCAACCGCGAGCTCGATGCGCTGGGGGGGAGCCGGACGGGGCCATGGCACCGCCAGGGGCCGCTCCGCGCCGACGAAGCGCACGGCTGGGGTCCTGCTCATCCAGGACGCGACCGCGGCCCTCTCCGGTAGTCCTTCGACGCTAAGGGCGAGCGGCCCTTCCGGGCCCCCGATGCGAGGGGGGACGGGGCTATCGGTGGCCAGGCGTCCGTCTCGCAGGACGACGGGCCCGTCGGGAGCCTCCAGCCGGACGAGCCCGGCCCCCGCGATCGCGGCCAGGACGCGGGCGCGGTCCACCGTCCGGACCAGGTCCGCGAACGCGTCGCGGTGTCCGCAGGCTTCTTCGAACCGGCCCTGGGAGGCGAGCCGTCCCAGCTTCAGGGCGAGCGCCTCCCGGGCGGCGGCCAGTCCGGCTCCCATGTCGCGCCGCATGCGTTCCACGGCCTCCGTGTGTGCATCGGCATCGGGAGCCCGTCCCGTGCACGGCCCGTGGCAGGACCCGAGCCTGTACAGGGGGCACGGATCGGTTGCGGTCGCCGCCGTGATGCGCATGGTGCAGGTGCGGACCCCGAACAGCCCGGCCAGGGTGACCCCGGCCGCCTGCGCGCGGGCGCGGGTGGCGAACGGTCCGACGTAGAGCGCGCCGTCGTCGCGCACGGACGTGGTGACCGAGAAGCGAGGGTGCCTCTCGGTCGTGAGCTTCAGGTAGGCGGGAGGCCGGCGACGGACCCCTTGCCGGTTGTACCGGGGCGCCCACCTCTCGATCAGGCGGGCCTCCAGCGCGTCGGTCTCCACCTCGGTGGCGCACCCGATCACGTCCACGGAGGCCACCTCCGCCCTGAGGTCGCCCATCCGCTTGCGTTCGTCGGAGGTGAAGTAGGAACGGACCCGTGCCCTCAGGTCGGCCGCCTTCCCCACGTATATCGGCTCTCCCTGCGCGTTGCGGAACGTGTACACGCCGCGCGTCCGGGGCAGGTCCCGGGCCAGGCGCACCTTCTCGGCATGAGGGTGCGAGCGCACCTTCTGGAGCTCCACGAGTTCGGCGAGCGAGAACACGCCGTAGGCCGATGCTCGCTCGATCAGCCCCCACAGGACCTCGAGGCAGGCGGCCGCGTCGGGGAACGCCCGGTGCACGGGCTGGTGGGTGGTCCGGAAGTGCGCGGCCAGCGTCTGGAGCCTCACGTTCCGGACATCCGTGCGCAGCAGGCGGCGGGCCAGCCGGGCGGTGTCGATCACCGTCACCTCTGGCACCGGGTAGTCGAGCACGGCGCACGCGCGCGTGATGAACCCCCAGTCGAAGCGGGCGTTGTGCGCGACGAAGACGGCGCCGCCCAAGAACTCGAGGAAGGCGGGCAGGACGGCCGGCAGCGGCTCGGCTCCAGCGAGCACCCCGGGTGAGATCCCGGTGAGGAGCTGGATCTGGACCGGGAGGTCGCCGGCCGGACGCACGAGGGTGGAGAAGGTGCCCATCGGCTCGCCACCCCGGGACTTCACCGCGCCGATCTCGACGATCTCGCAGGTCTTCGGGCTCGCGCCCGTGGTCTCCAGGTCAACGGCGCAGAACGTCACCTCGTGCAGGGGGGCGAGCAGGTCGTCGATCCGCCCCTGCCTCGTTGGCGTGAGACCTCCACGAACGTGCGTTCGTTCCATCCGGTCAAGGTGCCATCCGCCACCGACACCGGGCCGCCCGTCGTCGCGGGTCGTCAAGATGGAGGCATGGACGTGCCTCAGCGCTACCGATGCAGGCTCTGCGGGAACCTCACGAGGTTCGACGTGGTCGAACGACGCCGGACCCGCGCCTTCCACCACTTCACGATCGGCGGACTCCTGCGCGTGGAGGAGGAGGAGGTTCTCGAGAGGGAGGTCGAGTCGGTGAGCTGCCGGTGGTGCAACTCACCGGACCACGTGGAGGCGGTCGGCGCGCTCGAGGCGGAGGAGGCCTAGAGCGACCCGGCGAGGGCGCGGAACGCAGATGCGGCGTCGCGCTCGATCGGCTTTCCGTGCCCGAAGACGGCCACCTCGAACTCGAGGCCGGCGAGGCGGAGGATCGACTCCTTCATCAGCTGCCGGTCCTCGGTGAAGAACCCGATCGGCGGTGCCAGCTCCCCCCGCATGTTGGACGCGGCGTCACCGACGAACAGGACCCCCTCCGGCTCCCACAGGTAGGAGACGTGGCCTCCCGTATGTCCGGGGGTATGGACCGCGAGCAGCCCCTCGCAGACGTGCTCGCCGTCGAGGATCTCGCGGTCGACCCGAGCGGGAGAGGGTCGTCCGGCCAGCCGCGGTCCGAGCCACGCTCCGACGCTGCCCTTCCATCCACCGGACGAGGGCCCCGGGTGGGGGGCCTCCCCGCGCGCGACGGGGGCGTCCACCGGGTGGACACACGTGGTCGCGTTCCCGGCGATCGTCTGCAGGCGCGAGAGCCCCCCGATGTGGTCGAGGTGGTAGTGCGTGACTGCGATGTGGCGCACC
The sequence above is a segment of the Actinomycetota bacterium genome. Coding sequences within it:
- a CDS encoding DEDD exonuclease domain-containing protein, with protein sequence MERTHVRGGLTPTRQGRIDDLLAPLHEVTFCAVDLETTGASPKTCEIVEIGAVKSRGGEPMGTFSTLVRPAGDLPVQIQLLTGISPGVLAGAEPLPAVLPAFLEFLGGAVFVAHNARFDWGFITRACAVLDYPVPEVTVIDTARLARRLLRTDVRNVRLQTLAAHFRTTHQPVHRAFPDAAACLEVLWGLIERASAYGVFSLAELVELQKVRSHPHAEKVRLARDLPRTRGVYTFRNAQGEPIYVGKAADLRARVRSYFTSDERKRMGDLRAEVASVDVIGCATEVETDALEARLIERWAPRYNRQGVRRRPPAYLKLTTERHPRFSVTTSVRDDGALYVGPFATRARAQAAGVTLAGLFGVRTCTMRITAATATDPCPLYRLGSCHGPCTGRAPDADAHTEAVERMRRDMGAGLAAAREALALKLGRLASQGRFEEACGHRDAFADLVRTVDRARVLAAIAGAGLVRLEAPDGPVVLRDGRLATDSPVPPRIGGPEGPLALSVEGLPERAAVASWMSRTPAVRFVGAERPLAVPWPRPAPPQRIELAVDNPLDKGLTTAGGC
- a CDS encoding MBL fold metallo-hydrolase, with translation MSVTRLSHDVWAIAHPFVSAYVIVADEPVVVDTGVAKRVTDLVVSIDRIGVHPPSVRHIAVTHYHLDHIGGLSRLQTIAGNATTCVHPVDAPVARGEAPHPGPSSGGWKGSVGAWLGPRLAGRPSPARVDREILDGEHVCEGLLAVHTPGHTGGHVSYLWEPEGVLFVGDAASNMRGELAPPIGFFTEDRQLMKESILRLAGLEFEVAVFGHGKPIERDAASAFRALAGSL